Proteins from one Anthonomus grandis grandis chromosome 8, icAntGran1.3, whole genome shotgun sequence genomic window:
- the LOC126739560 gene encoding sialin-like isoform X2, translated as MAVGTVLIPNCVPTRSLIWLMIFTGTLTLYILRTNMSLIILAMVHSEQNSSSSVPECIAKDLNSSIIFNNSIMAEALVSTNDDAVENGYNTFNWDSKLKGLILGAYFWGFVACTIPAAAVAEKYGPRRCIAISFAFSSVLTLLGPLCANYHPYALIASRFFIGLLAGVVYPAIHCLISKWAPPAEKGKFISATLGGSLGTVLTWPLLGSIIKQLGWTWAFYISGILVLLWTILWIVVVYDSPKEHPWIKSEEQDYIVGNLSGTVSNKKRTPPYKLIFFSIPAWALCVAHYGNLWGLFFLMTVGPTFMSTVLGFDLGKTGFLAALPYLARMLAGFVFGSIGDMIVKRDLMSKTNIRKSFTLFSHLIPGFFLIAQTFVGCHASWVITLITLSLAFNGASTITNLSNSQDLAPNFAGSIYGIINCIGSTSGFISPIIVGHLTADNNGLNEWHTIFYIGAAVYIGCGIIFIIFGSAEIQPWNFTEEEQNFETPKVEEGVDNVAFETDQSRV; from the exons ATGGCAGTTGGTACAGTATTAATACCAA ATTGTGTCCCAACAAGATCCCTAATATGGCTGATGATTTTTACCGGAACTTTGACACTTTACATCCTAAGAACCAACATGTCGCTCATCATCCTAGCCATGGTTCACTCAGAGCAAAATTCATCAAGTTCAGTTCCAGAATGTATCGCCAAAGATCTCAATTCGAGCATCATATTTAATAACTCTATTATGGCCGAGGCATTAGTGAGCACTAACGATGATGCCGTTGAAAAC gGTTATAACACATTTAATTGGGATTCCAAGCTTAAAGGTTTAATATTAGGAGCATACTTTTGGGGTTTTGTCGCTTGTACTATTCCAGCAGCAGCCGTAGCTGAAAAATATGGGCCAAGGAGGTGCATAGCGAtttcttttgcttttagttCAGTCTTAACGCTACTTGGACCACTGTGTGCAAATTATCACCCTTATGCCTTGATTGCCTCTCGGTTTTTTATTGGACTGCTAGCG ggCGTGGTGTATCCCGCAATACATTGTCTGATTTCAAAGTGGGCTCCACCTGCAGAAAAGGGCAAATTTATTAGTGCAACCTTAGGAGGTTCGTTGGGTACTGTGTTAACATGGCCACTTCTT GGAAGCATTATAAAGCAACTAGGTTGGACTTGGGCCTTTTACATATCCGGCATACTGGTGTTACTCTGGACAATTTTATGGATTGTGGTAGTATACGATAGTCCAAAAGAACATCCGTGGATCAAATCTGAAGAACAGGACTATATAGTTGGTAATTTATCTGGAACTgtttctaataaaaaa CGTACTCCaccatataaattaatatttttctctattCCTGCTTGGGCTCTATGTGTGGCCCACTATGGTAACCTTTGGGGCCTATTTTTCTTAATGACAGTAGGACCCACATTCATGTCAACAGTCTTGGGATTTGATTTAGGGAAAACTGGCTTTTTGGCTGCATTACCTTACCTAGCCAGGATGCTTGCCGGTTTTGTTTTTGGAAGTATAGGCGACATGATTGTCAAAAGGGACCTTATGAGTAAAACCAACATAAGAAAAAGTTTCACTTTATTTT cgCACCTGATTCCAGGGTTTTTTCTCATAGCGCAGACTTTTGTGGGGTGCCACGCCTCTTGGGTGATAACTCTTATTACATTATCACTAGCCTTTAATGGTGCGAGTACTATAACAAATCTGTCTAACTCTCAGGATTTAGCTCCGAACTTTGCTGGGAGTATTTATGGTATTATTAACTGTATTGGAAGTACTTCTGGGTTTATTAGTCCCATTATTGTGGGACATCTGACGGCGGATAAT AACGGTCTAAATGAATGGCACACCATCTTCTACATAGGAGCAGCGGTTTATATCGGGTGCggcattatttttataatattcggCTCGGCTGAAATTCAGCCTTGGAATTTTACTGAAGAGGAGCAAAATTTCGAAACCCCCAAGGTGGAAGAAGGAGTTGATAATGTTGCATTTGAAACAGATCAAAGCAGAGtgtga
- the LOC126739560 gene encoding sialin-like isoform X3, whose amino-acid sequence MIFTGTLTLYILRTNMSLIILAMVHSEQNSSSSVPECIAKDLNSSIIFNNSIMAEALVSTNDDAVENGYNTFNWDSKLKGLILGAYFWGFVACTIPAAAVAEKYGPRRCIAISFAFSSVLTLLGPLCANYHPYALIASRFFIGLLAGVVYPAIHCLISKWAPPAEKGKFISATLGGSLGTVLTWPLLLGSIIKQLGWTWAFYISGILVLLWTILWIVVVYDSPKEHPWIKSEEQDYIVGNLSGTVSNKKRTPPYKLIFFSIPAWALCVAHYGNLWGLFFLMTVGPTFMSTVLGFDLGKTGFLAALPYLARMLAGFVFGSIGDMIVKRDLMSKTNIRKSFTLFSHLIPGFFLIAQTFVGCHASWVITLITLSLAFNGASTITNLSNSQDLAPNFAGSIYGIINCIGSTSGFISPIIVGHLTADNNGLNEWHTIFYIGAAVYIGCGIIFIIFGSAEIQPWNFTEEEQNFETPKVEEGVDNVAFETDQSRV is encoded by the exons ATGATTTTTACCGGAACTTTGACACTTTACATCCTAAGAACCAACATGTCGCTCATCATCCTAGCCATGGTTCACTCAGAGCAAAATTCATCAAGTTCAGTTCCAGAATGTATCGCCAAAGATCTCAATTCGAGCATCATATTTAATAACTCTATTATGGCCGAGGCATTAGTGAGCACTAACGATGATGCCGTTGAAAAC gGTTATAACACATTTAATTGGGATTCCAAGCTTAAAGGTTTAATATTAGGAGCATACTTTTGGGGTTTTGTCGCTTGTACTATTCCAGCAGCAGCCGTAGCTGAAAAATATGGGCCAAGGAGGTGCATAGCGAtttcttttgcttttagttCAGTCTTAACGCTACTTGGACCACTGTGTGCAAATTATCACCCTTATGCCTTGATTGCCTCTCGGTTTTTTATTGGACTGCTAGCG ggCGTGGTGTATCCCGCAATACATTGTCTGATTTCAAAGTGGGCTCCACCTGCAGAAAAGGGCAAATTTATTAGTGCAACCTTAGGAGGTTCGTTGGGTACTGTGTTAACATGGCCACTTCTTCTTG GAAGCATTATAAAGCAACTAGGTTGGACTTGGGCCTTTTACATATCCGGCATACTGGTGTTACTCTGGACAATTTTATGGATTGTGGTAGTATACGATAGTCCAAAAGAACATCCGTGGATCAAATCTGAAGAACAGGACTATATAGTTGGTAATTTATCTGGAACTgtttctaataaaaaa CGTACTCCaccatataaattaatatttttctctattCCTGCTTGGGCTCTATGTGTGGCCCACTATGGTAACCTTTGGGGCCTATTTTTCTTAATGACAGTAGGACCCACATTCATGTCAACAGTCTTGGGATTTGATTTAGGGAAAACTGGCTTTTTGGCTGCATTACCTTACCTAGCCAGGATGCTTGCCGGTTTTGTTTTTGGAAGTATAGGCGACATGATTGTCAAAAGGGACCTTATGAGTAAAACCAACATAAGAAAAAGTTTCACTTTATTTT cgCACCTGATTCCAGGGTTTTTTCTCATAGCGCAGACTTTTGTGGGGTGCCACGCCTCTTGGGTGATAACTCTTATTACATTATCACTAGCCTTTAATGGTGCGAGTACTATAACAAATCTGTCTAACTCTCAGGATTTAGCTCCGAACTTTGCTGGGAGTATTTATGGTATTATTAACTGTATTGGAAGTACTTCTGGGTTTATTAGTCCCATTATTGTGGGACATCTGACGGCGGATAAT AACGGTCTAAATGAATGGCACACCATCTTCTACATAGGAGCAGCGGTTTATATCGGGTGCggcattatttttataatattcggCTCGGCTGAAATTCAGCCTTGGAATTTTACTGAAGAGGAGCAAAATTTCGAAACCCCCAAGGTGGAAGAAGGAGTTGATAATGTTGCATTTGAAACAGATCAAAGCAGAGtgtga
- the LOC126739560 gene encoding sialin-like isoform X1 — protein MAVGTVLIPNCVPTRSLIWLMIFTGTLTLYILRTNMSLIILAMVHSEQNSSSSVPECIAKDLNSSIIFNNSIMAEALVSTNDDAVENGYNTFNWDSKLKGLILGAYFWGFVACTIPAAAVAEKYGPRRCIAISFAFSSVLTLLGPLCANYHPYALIASRFFIGLLAGVVYPAIHCLISKWAPPAEKGKFISATLGGSLGTVLTWPLLLGSIIKQLGWTWAFYISGILVLLWTILWIVVVYDSPKEHPWIKSEEQDYIVGNLSGTVSNKKRTPPYKLIFFSIPAWALCVAHYGNLWGLFFLMTVGPTFMSTVLGFDLGKTGFLAALPYLARMLAGFVFGSIGDMIVKRDLMSKTNIRKSFTLFSHLIPGFFLIAQTFVGCHASWVITLITLSLAFNGASTITNLSNSQDLAPNFAGSIYGIINCIGSTSGFISPIIVGHLTADNNGLNEWHTIFYIGAAVYIGCGIIFIIFGSAEIQPWNFTEEEQNFETPKVEEGVDNVAFETDQSRV, from the exons ATGGCAGTTGGTACAGTATTAATACCAA ATTGTGTCCCAACAAGATCCCTAATATGGCTGATGATTTTTACCGGAACTTTGACACTTTACATCCTAAGAACCAACATGTCGCTCATCATCCTAGCCATGGTTCACTCAGAGCAAAATTCATCAAGTTCAGTTCCAGAATGTATCGCCAAAGATCTCAATTCGAGCATCATATTTAATAACTCTATTATGGCCGAGGCATTAGTGAGCACTAACGATGATGCCGTTGAAAAC gGTTATAACACATTTAATTGGGATTCCAAGCTTAAAGGTTTAATATTAGGAGCATACTTTTGGGGTTTTGTCGCTTGTACTATTCCAGCAGCAGCCGTAGCTGAAAAATATGGGCCAAGGAGGTGCATAGCGAtttcttttgcttttagttCAGTCTTAACGCTACTTGGACCACTGTGTGCAAATTATCACCCTTATGCCTTGATTGCCTCTCGGTTTTTTATTGGACTGCTAGCG ggCGTGGTGTATCCCGCAATACATTGTCTGATTTCAAAGTGGGCTCCACCTGCAGAAAAGGGCAAATTTATTAGTGCAACCTTAGGAGGTTCGTTGGGTACTGTGTTAACATGGCCACTTCTTCTTG GAAGCATTATAAAGCAACTAGGTTGGACTTGGGCCTTTTACATATCCGGCATACTGGTGTTACTCTGGACAATTTTATGGATTGTGGTAGTATACGATAGTCCAAAAGAACATCCGTGGATCAAATCTGAAGAACAGGACTATATAGTTGGTAATTTATCTGGAACTgtttctaataaaaaa CGTACTCCaccatataaattaatatttttctctattCCTGCTTGGGCTCTATGTGTGGCCCACTATGGTAACCTTTGGGGCCTATTTTTCTTAATGACAGTAGGACCCACATTCATGTCAACAGTCTTGGGATTTGATTTAGGGAAAACTGGCTTTTTGGCTGCATTACCTTACCTAGCCAGGATGCTTGCCGGTTTTGTTTTTGGAAGTATAGGCGACATGATTGTCAAAAGGGACCTTATGAGTAAAACCAACATAAGAAAAAGTTTCACTTTATTTT cgCACCTGATTCCAGGGTTTTTTCTCATAGCGCAGACTTTTGTGGGGTGCCACGCCTCTTGGGTGATAACTCTTATTACATTATCACTAGCCTTTAATGGTGCGAGTACTATAACAAATCTGTCTAACTCTCAGGATTTAGCTCCGAACTTTGCTGGGAGTATTTATGGTATTATTAACTGTATTGGAAGTACTTCTGGGTTTATTAGTCCCATTATTGTGGGACATCTGACGGCGGATAAT AACGGTCTAAATGAATGGCACACCATCTTCTACATAGGAGCAGCGGTTTATATCGGGTGCggcattatttttataatattcggCTCGGCTGAAATTCAGCCTTGGAATTTTACTGAAGAGGAGCAAAATTTCGAAACCCCCAAGGTGGAAGAAGGAGTTGATAATGTTGCATTTGAAACAGATCAAAGCAGAGtgtga